One genomic region from Salvia hispanica cultivar TCC Black 2014 chromosome 2, UniMelb_Shisp_WGS_1.0, whole genome shotgun sequence encodes:
- the LOC125206527 gene encoding disease resistance protein RPP13-like: MATTAVAGSSRSTTTAQNVTMIGFDDVMYQMLDKITGSGGLDRQIIPIIGMGGIGKTTLARNIYLSRLVQEHFDVCAWSVISQDYNAREILKQILDQINRKNKEEGNENNWKDLREGEIGDHLYKYLIGRKYFIVMDDMWNTEAWDRVRRFFPDNRDGSRIVVTTRLSNLASYFNYSNDLDMKFLDEDMLVGTCFPKLCSKKKVVVTARPPRV, translated from the coding sequence ATGGCCACTACTGCTGTTGCTGGCTCGTCTAGATCCACTACCACTGCTCAGAACGTTACTATGATTGGTTTTGATGATGTCATGTATCAAATGCTGGACAAGATCACCGGATCAGGTGGACTTGATCGCCAAATTATCCCAATCATTGGAATGGGTGGAATAGGCAAGACCACTCTTGCTCGAAATATCTATTTAAGTCGACTTGTCCAAGAACATTTTGATGTTTGTGCATGGTCTGTAATTTCTCAAGATTATAATGCAAGAGAAATTCTTAAACAAATTCTTGATCAAATAAACAGGAAGAATAAGGAGGAGGGGAATGAGAACAATTGGAAAGATTTGAGAGAAGGTGAGATAGGAGATCATTTGTACAAATATTTGATAGGAAGGAAGTATTTTATTGTGATGGATGATATGTGGAATACTGAGGCATGGGATCGAGTTAGGAGATTCTTCCCTGATAATAGAGATGGAAGTAGAATAGTAGTGACAACAAGGCTGTCAAACTTAGCATCTTATTTTAACTACTCCAATGATcttgatatgaaatttttggaTGAGGATATGCTAGTTGGAACCTGTTTTCCAAAACTATGTTCAAAGAAGAAAGTTGTTGtgacagcccgccctcctagggtataa
- the LOC125206525 gene encoding formin-like protein 6: MEEDGGDLTPFWVQSTTKLRRSDRLRRSVAAVFFSSGLVVFLLVVAAVFFLAFVVASTISFSATIFRPNSVKKSWDSLNIALVLVAVVFGILSRNRNEERSSSFDEFQSSPIKGNESQKSNSSMPQKWFDYSANDEEKSSLYEYQIQDSHQPKFDQKISNLRRSCSSYPDLREFPSSSSTNWSYGDYQMRNFDDFHVDPSPPVQLRRHRSLGQFDYPTSPPQIKTVVVDTLVTKTCPEIKNFPAELSPAEESQPPEFQESQKRSRERAARRKERSSRRQVYENVGPTNPIATPPPPPPQMMIGERERRRGGATAANSTKFFLNSLYRKKKKKQKSVDNEESLLREAPPPLSSYRIPPPPPPPPSVFHTLKSSKNSKGKKTVTVALEPLPRSPPPVSPPHAAAREAEPTPHAPPTSAYGAPKPVKISTFDGAEEAQNSGGESPFRRIPPPPPPPPFSKTPAWMFVVQGDYVRVNSSRSGSPELDETDSDVTPSAVDGGGPAAALFCPSPDVNSKAESFITKFRANLKLEKIHSMKKRDVGPSSLGPGQGPNQI, encoded by the coding sequence atggaagaagatgGAGGGGATCTCACCCCCTTTTGGGTCCAAAGCACCACCAAACTCCGCCGCTCCGACCGCCTCCGCCGCAGCGTCGCCGCCGTGTTCTTCAGCTCGGGGCTGGTGGTCTTCCTCCTCGTGGTAGCAGCTGTTTTTTTCTTGGCTTTTGTAGTGGCATCCACCATTTCATTCAGTGCCACCATTTTTAGGCCAAACAGTGTCAAGAAAAGCTGGGATTCTTTGAACATTGCTCTTGTCTTAGTTGCTGTGGTTTTTGGGATTCTTAGCAGAAACAGAAACGAGGAGAGATCTTCTTCCTTTGATGAGTTCCAATCTTCTCCCATTAAAGGAAATGAATCCCAGAAATCGAATTCATCCATGCCGCAGAAATGGTTCGATTATTCTGCAAATGATGAAGAAAAATCGAGTCTTTATGAGTATCAAATTCAAGATTCTCACCAGCCTAAATTTGATCAGAAAATTTCGAATTTGAGAAGAAGCTGCAGCTCTTACCCTGATTTGCGTGAATTcccatcttcttcttcgacGAATTGGAGCTATGGAGATTATCAAATGAgaaattttgatgattttcacGTCGATCCGAGCCCGCCGGTGCAGCTCCGCCGTCACCGGAGCTTGGGGCAGTTTGATTATCCGACATCACCGCCGCAAATTAAGACTGTGGTTGTTGATACATTGGTGACTAAAACCTGtcctgaaattaaaaattttccaGCGGAATTGTCGCCGGCGGAGGAATCTCAGCCGCCGGAATTTCAAGAAAGTCAGAAACGGAGCCGTGAAAGAGCGGCGAGGAGGAAGGAAAGGTCGAGTAGAAGGCAGGTTTATGAAAATGTGGGACCCACTAATCCGATTGCgacgccaccgccgccgccgccgcagaTGATGATCGGCGAAAGGGAGAGGAGACGAGGCGGCGCGACGGCAGCGAATTCGACGAAATTCTTCTTGAATTCTCTCTacaggaagaagaagaagaagcaaaaGAGCGTAGATAATGAGGAATCTCTTCTCCGAGAAGCTCCCCCGCCGCTGAGTAGCTACCGAATtccgccgcctccgccgccgccgccgtcggTCTTCCACACTCTGAAGTCTTCCAAGAATTCCAAAGGGAAGAAAACCGTAACCGTCGCTCTAGAGCCTCTCCCGCGATCTCCGCCGCCGGTTTCGCCGCCTCATGCGGCGGCGCGTGAGGCTGAACCCACTCCACACGCGCCGCCAACGTCTGCATACGGCGCCCCAAAACCAGTAAAGATTTCAACTTTCGACGGAGCAGAAGAAGCCCAGAACAGCGGCGGCGAGTCCCCGTTCCGCCGGAttccgcctccgccgcctcctccgccGTTCTCGAAAACTCCGGCGTGGATGTTCGTGGTGCAAGGCGACTACGTGAGAGTCAACAGCTCGAGGAGTGGCTCGCCGGAACTCGACGAAACGGACTCCGACGTCACGCCGTCGGCGGTTGACGGCGGCGGCCCGGCGGCGGCGTTGTTCTGCCCGAGCCCAGATGTGAACTCGAAAGCTGAAAGCTTTATTACTAAGTTTCGGGCCAACTTGAAGCTCGAGAAGATCCATTCTATGAAGAAAAGAGATGTGGGCCCATCTAGTCTTGGCCCGGGCCAGGGCCCAAATCAGATTTAG